The genomic window CAGATGTTGAAAAGCGACATAAGTAATCAGGTCTTCTCACAATGCCATACGGAGAAGTAGGGAGATTCCCTACGGAACTCTCCTCTTCTCTCGCCTGTATTCGCTCAATCCAGAAGCCGCTTCTCACCCTTGAGTTCCTTGATTTTAGTGATATCTTGGGTTACCTCCAGACAGCCTAGGTATTCATCACTCGCGTTTCTGACGGCGAAATATCTGATGTATATGAGCCGCTCTCCAAGATTAATCCAGAATTCGGCTGAATCGCGTTCATTATTCCTAAAATCGTCCAGTATCTTGTTAACAACGTCAATACTCCTTTTTGGATGACAATTCTGAACTTCACGGCCAATTACAGCTTTTGATCGCACGAAAATTCTGTCGCCGGATTCGCTGAAGAATCGAACTTTATCATCTTTGCCAACAAACGTAAGATCTACAGGCAGGGAGCTGAATATGGCCTGAATTTCTCCGAAGGTAAGATTCCCCGTTTCAAATTTGACCATTCCTTCTGGCGCTCTGGGTTTTTCTTCTATGGTGGGCTTCGGGACTGAATACTCTTTTACTTCGGGAGTGAAACAACAATAACCAATGTCAT from Candidatus Thorarchaeota archaeon includes these protein-coding regions:
- a CDS encoding DUF438 domain-containing protein, with the translated sequence HHLEDSEKHYLREENVLFPYLEKHGVKEPPAIMWTEHDHIRDLEKELFGLVTEDKDVLIDNAKRIKEISDDLAEFVRGHFYKENNILFPTAMEVMEETEWHEIRTEFDDIGYCCFTPEVKEYSVPKPTIEEKPRAPEGMVKFETGNLTFGEIQAIFSSLPVDLTFVGKDDKVRFFSESGDRIFVRSKAVIGREVQNCHPKRSIDVVNKILDDFRNNERDSAEFWINLGERLIYIRYFAVRNASDEYLGCLEVTQDITKIKELKGEKRLLD